The genomic region CACAAGTGGTCATGTATGATCCTGCACTAAGAACTCTCTGCCTCAAAGCTGACAGGTGCTGGTGGAAGTATGCTACAAAATTTGTGGATTCTCGGCTATCTCACAATCGCCTCAGCCAGGCCATCACTGCTCGTCGTCGTGTTCATCGGTAGTATGAGGCTGTGATGCACAGAAGAACGGAGGTAGCCGCCGTAACAATCAGCTCCTGAGGCAAAAGCATCGGCCAGTTAGTTACCTCCTCGCGGAAGACAGCGAGAATGACAAGGATTTTGTCACACCAAAAGCATGCAGCAAGACTGCAACAAAGGTGATATGTAACATGTAACAGAGGACCAAAGGAGCGCTCGTTCCATGAATTCAATCCGTTCCATGAATTCAATCCATCCTGCGTCTACGTCTACACTTTCAACATCAACGCAAATCATATCCCTACAGCCAGACACATCATGACTTACTGCTATGTAACCTATGTGTTCGATTGTTTTACACACCAAAACGGGTACATATATAATTTAAAAAACTCTAATTCTTCCTAATGCAATCACACACGGTTCCCCTGTCTGTTTGAGTGAAGAGAAGTATGTGCTCGTTATTTTCCAAGGACTTGTACCATACATACATTATACTGAAGCTCTCAATAACCACATTTTCTAACCATGTTAGGCACTCTGATTTTAAAAAGGGGAGTCATGTTAACAGTCTTCATACCTGGTAGTAATAAACAAGGCGGGGAGTGTACTGCATTGAAAGCTCGATCAAGTTAATAGCTGCTGTATAACCCTGAAAATGTTAGGAGAGGACAATTTAACCAAAATGCATTTGAACAAATCACAACCAGGGACACAGGACTGGAGGGCATAGACTGAGAAAAAAATAGCAGAGTTGCATCAGATAAGAATCCATGTACCAGGGATGCAGCGAACACACATCCAAATATCAaacccaaagcacggactactctttTTGCCATTCTTATCCCTCGTCCTTCGACCTCGCCATATTCCTGTTACAAACACCAGATGTGATTTTCTAACCAGTTCAAAAAACCTAAATGGCAGCCCAGGTCCCATCATCAATAAGAACCATCATATGTAAATTTGCATAAGCTTTTTTAGTTGGGCACATAACCAAAGCTAAAAGGAAAATTTATAGGATGACAATTAGACCTGAAGTCCTGCATGTTGCATGGTGCAGAATGGCCCACAAAAAGACATCATATTCAGCAGATAAGTGTTGCGAAAAAGCACACGTTAAATTGGATTTATGACCATACAAGGGACTGAGTCCGAAACGATGATATACGTGATAGGCTAGAGGTAGCACCAATTAAAGAAAAGCTTGTCCAATACTGATTGAAATGGATTAGACATGTTCAACGGAGACCTCCAGAGACACCGGTGTGTAGTGGAATATTGAGGTGCGATAGTAATAGGAAGAGAGACAACCAAAGTTGACATGGAAAGAAACCGTAAAAAAAAGGaataattggatctataccattaaaagattgcaactttagatatataccatttgACTCCACATGTCATTGATTCATGTTaaccccacatgtaagtgagatagcaatggtatatatctaaagttgtaATCTTTTAATGGTACAGATCCAAATTTCCCTAAAAAAAAGACCTAAATGAATGGAATATACTcaaagatttagccttgaataggAGTGAATGGGAAACAAATAGTCAGCTACCCACATGCCTGAACCTTGATTTATGGCttttgttgggtttcaactctagcctaccccaactcgCTTGAGACTAAAAGGCTTTATTGTTATTGTTAAGTTCAGATTAACTTTATATCTGGACACCAATCAACAAACCAAGGAGATAAGGCATAAGAAAATAAAATGCAGCCCACACAGCGCCATGCTATGTGAATACATATTATTTCTGCATCAATAGAATTACCATAATGGGAAGAGAAAATTTGGATAAGCAAAAAGTGACTGATAAAAACACCATTAGATGACAAAACCATAAAAAATGTACAAACCGTAAATTCGCTAAATGGCAAACATGGAGTACCAGAAACTGTCTCACATTGTATATTGGAGTAATTGGTGGTTCAGTAGCTCTTAGCTTCTGTAGTATTCTGTAGAAGAAAGCAAAACAAAGGAACTGCAAAGGCTTCCAGTCTGCATTGCCCATAATAGCTATCCAAACAACCTGGATGCAGTGTAGATAAATATCTTTTTGAGGAATAAAACATATCAACAGTGATTAAGGATATGTGGAAAGCATTATCTGGAATAGACCAGAAAGAAAAAAACTACTCCATCTAATTCATCATACATAATACATATTATTCAAGCTATGCGCTTATGAGTACAATGGACACAATTCCAAAAGGATAAATGCCTTTGGTATTTTAACATATTTGTAGTTTTGAAATGAACTATGGAAAGTATATGGATGTGGTGAAAACAAGTGTGTCAGTAACTTGGTCAAAATGCTGTCCCTGGCCCAAATTCTAATAACCACGAATTCACACAATGAGCATGTTAGCAATAGCTGTAATTTTTTTATGAATTAAGAGGAGAGTACATACAAATGCTGCTGATACTGCCATATTTATGCGCATGTCCTTCATTGTTGATCGGGAGAATCTGCGAGATAAGTTGATCACCTATTAACAGCTTCACACTGTGTTTCTGTTTAGTAGTCATAATTCATACGCATTCATAGAATAAGAACACTGTCAGAAGGACAGGACTGTCAGAAATGCTAATTGCTAACCCCATTTCATCAGGTTTCCATATGAAAAAAGGATAACTCATATCAGATTATAGTGTCTACATTCATAAAAAAGGCACCACTTCCTAAAACATGCTTCACACAATCATACCCACAAAATTTCTGAGTTGACTTACGAAATGAAGCCTAAGTTAACTTGAGTAAAAAAGTACCTTGGTCCCCAAGGCACCACTGGTTGATTGTCAGCATACTTGATATCCTTGGACACCTGATAATGGGAACAAGGTTAGATAACAAATGAATAGAATCATCATAAGAGGGTAACTGAAAGAATCAGATAGTTTGACCAGTGCAGTTTAGAAAAAGCAACCAATCAACCATAGATGCTTGAACCATACATTGCTTAGCTAGCGACCCTGATTTAATGTGTAGCTCTGTAATGCTCAATCAATGACCACATTTTTTGTTGCAATAACTCAGTAAGGCTCACATTAATACAAGTCCATAACGTAACAATTTTTTACCTTCAAACTGGTGATGAAGGAGCATATAACAAACACATTGTACTCCTTGCTATGCTATTGCACAACAATGTTTTGAATCAAGAAGAACCATGCGCATCTAAGCATAGCATGGCAACTGACCTGAACAGACCCGTATGTGACTCCCTTCTTCCGATACTGCAGCTGCTGCATCATGACAGTGTCATAGGCCCTGTCCAACTATTATAACCCCGATAATTCAACCATTAGTGCAGTTAGCAAAATCTAATGACATATGCTAGCGTAGAGAACTCGGGCAAGAGCACTCTTCGTCTCTTCCCTACCTTGGCAAGGAACTCGTCGTCTCCAGTCTCCTCGGCGTCCTTGCGCTTCTTCTTGTAGGCCATTTTCATGTGATCGAAGCTATCAAGCGGCCTGATGCCCAGAAGCTAACACCCAAAGAGCACAAAATCACAACACGAATCGAAAAGACAGAATCTTTGCCCACCATTTCACTCAGGTTCTACCTCATACGGGTTCTCCTCGTCGCCGAACTCCGCGctcccggccgccgccgccgcgtccgCTGCCACCACGACCGCGCCGCGCCGCCGCTTCACGGCTGACGCGACGAGTCTTCACTTACCGCGGAAAAAAGGAATTCAGAAATTTCTACCCAAAAACGCCCTTAAAAACTTCTTCCACAAGAAAAGCATAGCTGGCCGGCGCAGGAATTACCGCAGAGACTGAAGCATGGGCCGGCCGGCGTGACGAGGGAGCGGAAGGAAGCCGCCGCGCGAGAAGGACGATGCGAGAGCGAATGTGGGCGCCGTCGCCGTCGCGGAGGCCATTGGTGTCTCAAAGCCTAGGTTTTAGCGCAGTCTCACGCGACGGCGAGGAGAAGAAGCCGGAGCCCGGAAGCCATGGGAGCCAAGGGCGAGGTCTATCTGGGTGGGTCGCCGTGGAAGGTGGGCAAGTTGTCCTGGGCCATAACTAGGCCAACAATGGGCCTTCTTTTTATTTATGGTTTCATCAGGCCAATTAAGCCCATGGAACAGAGGCGGCATCGGGTCGGAGTCGGACTCTCAAAGAAGACCTCGCATGTACGAGATTTTTGCCATTATAAAATACGGATGCCGCCTCGTTTCGTTATTTCGCCGCCTCGTTTCGTTATTTGTTTCGTTATTTCGCCGCCTCGTTTTGTTATTTCGCCGCCGTTCGCCGTCGTACAGCCGAGCCGCCGCCGAGTCGAGCCGGCAAAGCGAAGGGAAGGAGAGCGGGGTGAAGAGGAGAGGACTCCATGGCGACAGCCTCAGGTGAGTAGAGCATCACGTAACCCTAACCTAGTTTTCCGTGGGTTCGATTCGATCCTACCAAAACCGCGTGAACCGATCCGTTGCGCTCGGCGGTTATCTCCCTATCCGGTCTGTTTCTCCCCGATTCGACGTGAATTAGGGTTTGTTCGGGGTGCTGTATCTCGTGTTTTGCCTAATTTGGGGATCGGGGCTTCTGCGGGGAGGGTGCTTGTGACTCGCGTTTTTTTTTTGATTTTTACTGCGCTGTTTTGAATTAGCGACTTATGATGTCTTGTACCGATTGTGGCAGTGACTTTCAAGTCACGGGAGGATCACCGGAAGCAGCTCGAGCTCGAGGAGGCGCGCAAGGCCGGGCTCGCGCCTGCGGAGGTTGACGAGGATGGAAACGAGATCAATCCCCATATTCCCCAGTACATGTCCTCGGCCCCATGGTATCTTAATGCTGAGAAGCCGGTAAGTCACTGTTTGCTCTATTTTGCATGCTGTTGGCCAAAGCTATGCATGGGGATCTGGCTGATTGGAGGGCTCACTCCTTGTTGGTTTGACGAATTCAGAGTTTGAAGCATCAACGGAAGTGGAAGTCGGATCCGAACTACACCAAGTCGTGGTATGATAGAGGCGCAAAGCTTTTCCAGGCCAACAAGTACAGGAAAGGTGCTTGCGAAAAGTAAGTGGTGTTTGTTTCACCATATTTCTTTTGAGGCGCTGCTCAACATGTACTTATTGCTTATTAGTGTGCCATCGTCTTGTTGGTTCCAGTTTGCAGTTGGGGACCAACTTTTAGAATTTGCAATCAGTTTAGTATCCAACATGCATGAATAAATAGACTTTCAGTGTAGATTTGCTGACAGACGATTTTCCTTGGTGTTTTAGCTGTGGAGCCATGACACATGACAAGAAGTCTTGCATGGAGCGGCCTCGAAATGTGGGGGCTAAATGGACAAATGTCAACATAGCTCCTGATGAGAAGGTTGAATCTTTTGAGCTTGACTATGATGGAAAGCGCGATCGTTGGAATGGTTATGACCCATCAACCTACACTCGAGTTATCGCTGATTATGAAGCTAgagaagaagctaggaaaaagtATCTGAAAGAACAGCAGCTCAAGAAACTTGAGGAGAAGGATActgagaaggatgatgagaatgcTGGTagtgaagatgatgaagaagatggCCTGAGGATAGATGAGGCCAAAGTTGATGAGAGTGCCCAGATGGACTTCGCTAAGGTAGAGAAGCGTGTGCGCACAACCGGTGGTGGAAGCACTGGTACTGTTAGGTATGTACTGCACTGCTACTCAGAAAACAGATCATGTTCCTCCTAGTGCTAGGGTTCATGTGCTAGGATTTATCAGTTTCTAGTGCTAGGGTTCATGTGTCAAGGATTTATCAGCTTCTAGTGCTAGGGTCCTGTGTAAAGGATTTATTAGCAACCAATTTACATGCTGATGGTACTTTTTTGTTGCCACAGGAACTTGCGTATCAGAGAAGACACGGCAAAATATCTTTTGAATCTTGATGTTAACTCTGCATATTATGATCCAAAAACTCGCTCCATGAGGGAAGACCCCTTGCCAGATGCGGATCCAAATGATAAGTTCTATGTGGTAAGTAACTGACGAGTGACGACATATGATTTTAATGCTTTACACAATTATAAATACGAAAACCCTCTGTTCTCTAGGATCTTGAATTCTGTTTTCTGATGTGATATTATGGTGCAGGGTGACAACCAAAATCGTCTTAGTGGTCAAGCTCTGGAGTTCAAGCAACTCAACATCCATGCATGGGAAGCTTTTGAAAAGGGGCAGGATATCCATATGCAAGCAGCCCCATCTCAAGCAGAACTGTTGTATAAGAGTTTCAAGGTCAAGAAAGAAATGTTGAAGTCTGAACATAAGGATAAAATTATGGAGAAGTATGGGAATGCTGCGTCCGAAGATGCAATTCCTCGGGAGCTGCTGCTTGGGCAAAGTGAGAGAGAGATTGAGTATGACCGTACTGGTCGAATAATCAAAGGACAGGTTGGTACACAATACTGAGTGTTGTTAATTATGCCTTTCAACTTTGTGGTCTCTTGTTCTTCTTATAACTGTTCCTGCTTGTTCTTGTTGTCACATTCTATATATATTGTGCCTGGAAGGGCTTTCTAGGTAATTGTGTCTAAATGTTACAACATTAGAGATGACAATAATCTCCGCTTCTTTAGAAGGAATCATATTCACAGAGGCATTGAAGGCATTAGATACGGTTAAAAGAATCTGGAGTCTTGTATCCAATCTTAATTTTGAGTCAATAGAAGTAGGACTACTCAGCCTCCACAAATGCATGTGCATTTTGTGGAGTTTTTGTAATCAAACTTGGAACTAAGGTTTCCTATAAGGTCTAGTCATAATATTAGTTTTTTTTACCTTGTTTCAATTATGTGGGGATATGCTAGAGAGATCAAATGCAACAAGGACCATAAAGAAAGGTTTTGTGGAAGTAAAAGCTTATTAATATAGTACCAACAATAGTAAAAGGAGAATGTTATCCTAGCTCATGGTGCAGCACATGTATTCCTATCATAGTTACCGCACACTAGGAGCACATGCAAAGATCGTGAATTAACTATATGTTTGGGTGCGATTAAGAAGTACTAAGAACTATAACCTCCTCCACTTTATGTGAATGGTTATTCTGTGACTTTTAGATTGGATGCCACCAATTGAGTATAATTATTGTGCTGATGGGGCATTATTTCCATGTTTGGTATGGTCATGAGTGCTAAATGCTAATGAGTAACCTTAATTTATATCTACAGGATGTATCTCTTCCCAAGAGCAAATATGAAGAGGATGTGTTCATTAATAATCATACGAGTGTGTGGGGTTCATGGTGGAAAGATCATCAATGGGGCTACAAGTGCTGCAAGCAAACTATCAAGAATAGTTACTGTACTGGCTTGGCTGGAATAGAAGCTGCCGAGGCATCAGCAGATCTAATGAAGGCCAATATGGCTCGCAAGGAGGCTGCAGAAGGTATTTTGTCGAGAAAACACTTTTAtttaggaacaattggatctataccattaaaaaatccaaactttagatatataccatggaccccacatgtcattgactcatgtggacccatatgtaagtgagatagtaatggtatggatccaaagtggtgatcttttaatggtatggatccaaatttcccttttatttattatttatataTCTGGACAACTTGCATTTGGTGTAGGATAATTGGTGCCAGTGACTAAACCTTCACCTATTAAAAAAATTTCACCTGCCATTGATCAAATCATAATTGGTGTGCCAGCTTTTTATCAGTCATGAGCTCGAACCTAAGTGCCAGTTTTATTTCCCATCATTTAACTATTCTCCGAATTACATGGAAAGTGTATTGTTCAAGTTAGTGTGGTCTCAAGTCTTATTAGTTCCATATTTCCATGCTGGGTTATTCGGAGATAAGTTTAGGCAGACAATGAGATGCAAAAATAGCTAGATGCAATTTGTTCCTGTTTACGAATGAATAAATCTGTTTGAATGAGATGTGCGTGGCCACCATGTTGCATTGCATTGACTTAAAAATGCTCAATGCAGATGAGCCTGTACAGCATGAAGAGAAGCGATTAGCCACTTGGGGAACCGATGTGCCTCAGGATCTTGTTCTTAACGAGAAGAAGCTCCAGGAATCTCTAAAGAAGGTTAGTGTCTTTCTATCTGACCTTTGGTGTCTTTCGTTCATAATTTCCCCCCTATTTGTAGACACTGAAGCTTGGGTTTTTAATTTAATCCTGTAGGAAACTGCGAGGAGGAAAGAGGAGAAGGATGAAAGGAAGAGGAAGTATAACGTGAAGTTTAACGATGAGGTTACTGCAGAAGACATGGAGGCCTACCGTATGAAGAGGATTCACCATGACGATCCTATGAAAGATTTTCTCAACTAAAAGTGTGGTAAATGTCCGCACTGCCGTATAACATTGGTGGCACCCTGCCTTGCAGTGAAGCTGTGTAATTGTAAGATAGACTATGTACCTGTCCGAACCAGGGTGGTGCTGTAAACTACTCTAGTCTAGAATGGCTATGCTTTTTACAAGCTGCGTGTTGAAATGACATGATTTCTGATATCAGAATCCTTGCTTCCATAGTTCCCGTATCCAAGACACGGGAGCCTTCTTCAGGTGTATCTAACCAGAAACATGTGGACATTTTTACCTTAAATTTGACCGACCCGTCTTATTTtaaaaaaatcataataattattattatttgcttgattttgtttagcatataatatattttatgtatgattttgaatttttcattttctcataaatattttgaataagatgaGCCAATCAAGCTTGATTTAAAAAGTCAAATAAATTAAAACGGAGCGGTTATTCTCTCCATGTTTTCTAGCTGGTTATCAACGTCAAACAAATATATGCACTTTATTACAAGCAAGACACCACCAACGAATGTAACACGAACAATCATGTATGTACATCGATTGAACACAAAGAAAACCAACCTCTCAAACCAAAGCCACAGCTAAGAGAGTTTAATTTTACCAAATTTTCTTCTTGCCCTTTAACAAATAATCTCCTATGCTATGCTATGTTATGGTATGGTACGTGGTGTCATAGGCCTCTTGCGAGCATGgcctgcaactcctccgccgAGCGCTGGCTCTGCAGCCGCATGTCCTCCTTGAACTTGCGGATGAAGAGCTCGGCCCTGAGGTCCACCTCCCCCATCCCCTTCACCACCCCGagcacgccgccgccgcctctgccgGGGCTCCGCAGCAGCACGTTCCTCATCGCGGCGACGCCCGCAGCCATGGCGCGCGCCTGCTGCCTGTTGCTGCTGGCACTGGCGCCGTGCGCGGGCGCAGCCGCATCCGTCGCCGGCAGCTTGTCGCGGGCGCTGGTGCTCGGCGGCTCATGCACCTGCTCCTGCCGCACGACGACGCCGCGGTGGGCCTTGGCTGCCGGCTGTAGGCTGTGGCTGTAGAGGTCGTCGACGTAGACCGGCGCGAAGCTCTGGCGgccgtggtggtggtggtggcaccaCCCGCGGTGAACGGATGAGGACGAAGGCGGCGGCGTGCGCCGGCGGCCACCGTCGACGGCCCTGACGACAGATCTCCGGAGCCTGGACCCGACGGCTGCGGCGATGCCGGCGCACTTGGCGCGCCACCGCCGCCACGGCctcttgccgccgccgccgccgcggggccgcCCCGGCGAGGACGAGTAGTAGTAGGTGcctctgccgcccgtcgtcgtggTCATGGCGCTGAAGCAAGACATCAGTGAACTCCCCCGATTGCTTAGCTCTTGTCAGCTCGATTGCTTAGCTCTTGTCAGCTCGATTGCTTAGCTTTTGTCAGCTGGAGGCTTGGAGGAAGCAGGGGCTGAGTGAGAAGTAGCTATTATAGGTGGGGGTTGGCGTGAGAAGAACGGAGTGGCGAGCACTTTCGGTGGTTGGGCGGGTAAGACTCACGCTACCCGCTTCCGGTTGGCAGTTGGGATTGGAATGGATGCCACCACTCCAGGCCCAGCCCAGGCCCCAGGCACCAGCATCTCCTTTTATTTGCAGCTGCGCTGCGCAGCTGGCTGCTGCTTTTCTTACCTGATGAGTCTGAGTGTGGGTTCTGAAATCATTGTGAACACCATCTAGCTAcccttttctttatttctttctttctttgttGTTTTTCCCTCGTGTGTAGGGGACCTAGTAGGGGTGCGGTGGGAGAACAAAGGGACACAAGTATATCCTGAAACCCCTAATTTAAGAGGACCATTCAAAAAGGTTTCCACTTCACCACAAATTAATGTCAGGGGAGTCACAAGTCTCCTGTTTTACTAAGGggctgtttggtttgtggctaaacgtgccacactttgcctaaggttagtcgttcgaattgaagaactaaccttaggcagaaaagtgtgGCAAAGTGGGGCAAGTTAGTCATcaaaccaaacaagccctaagccTTGCTAGCGAGTTTGGCTTTGGCAGGGAACATATATGCATGCTGGTGATTGTGCACGGCTTCCGAGAAAGTTTTATGATTGTTGTTATAGATGTACATAAAGCACGAAGCACGAAAGCTCGGTCCGAAGCACGTTTTTTTGCCCGGTACCTGCCTGCTCCAGCCCGCTTTTATACAGGCTTAGGTCGGCCTGACACGAATAAGAGAGCCGGGCTCAGATAGGAAACTaagcacggtgggctagcccggcacgactgaaagggaattaggcttacacctagtccctaattaaatttcggtggttgaattgctcaacacaaataattggactaactagtttgctcaagtgtatagattatacaggtgtaaaaggttcacacttagccaataaaaagatcaagtttttggattcaacaaaggagcaaagaggcaaccgaaggcacctctggtctgagggcaccggactgtccggtgcaccaccggacagtgtccggtgcaccagaggactccaactcgaactcgtcaccttcgggaaattccaggaggcgactccgctataattcaccggactgtccgatgtacaccggacagtgtccggtgctccaagggagagccgccccaggaactcgccagcctcgggaattcacttcagccgctccgctataattcaccggactgtccggtgtaacagcggagcaacggctatttcggcgccaacggctacctgcgtcgcattaaatgcgcgcgcagcgcgcgcagatgtcagacacgcccatactggcgcaccggacatccaacagtacatgtccggtgtgcaccggacatccaggcgggcccacaaatcagaagctccaacggtcagaatccaacggcagtgatgacgcggcgggggcaccggactgtccggtgtgcaccggactgtccggtgcgccatcgaacagacagcctcccaacggccacttttggtggttggggctataaataccccaaccaccccaccattcattgcatccaagttttccacttctcaaccacttacaagagctaggcattcaattctagacacaccaaagagatcaaatcctctccaaatccacaaaaggctttagtgattagcgagagagttttgccgtgttcttttgagctcttgagcttggattgcttcttttctttctcacttgctcttgtgatcaacactcaattgtaatcaaggcaagaggcaccaattgtgtggtggcccttgcggggaagttttattcccggctttgatttgagaagagaagctcactcggtccgagggaccgtttgagagagggaagggttgaaagagacccggcctttgtggcctcctcaacggggagtaggtttgagagaaccgaacctcggtaaaacaaatccgcgtgtctcactttattatttgcttgcgatttgttttgcgccctctctcgcggactcgaattatatttctaacgctaacccggcttgtagttgtgtttatatttgtaaatttcagtttcgccctattcaccccccctctaggcgactatcaattggtatcggagcccggtgcttcattagagcctaaccgctcgaagtgatgtcgggagatcacgccaagaaggagatggagaccggcgaaaagcccactacaagccacgggagcacttcatcggaagagtcccgcaccaagaggaaggagaagaagaaggactcctccaaacggaaggagaaaagatcttcctcttctcaccacaaagagaagaaggaaaaatcttcttctcacaaatcgcatcggaaaggcgacaagcacaagaggatgaggaaagtggtctactacgagaccgacacttcatcaacatcaacctccgactcc from Zea mays cultivar B73 chromosome 6, Zm-B73-REFERENCE-NAM-5.0, whole genome shotgun sequence harbors:
- the LOC100275427 gene encoding uncharacterized protein LOC100275427: MSCFSAMTTTTGGRGTYYYSSSPGRPRGGGGGKRPWRRWRAKCAGIAAAVGSRLRRSVVRAVDGGRRRTPPPSSSSVHRGWCHHHHHGRQSFAPVYVDDLYSHSLQPAAKAHRGVVVRQEQVHEPPSTSARDKLPATDAAAPAHGASASSNRQQARAMAAGVAAMRNVLLRSPGRGGGGVLGVVKGMGEVDLRAELFIRKFKEDMRLQSQRSAEELQAMLARGL
- the LOC103629005 gene encoding pre-mRNA-splicing factor SLU7, whose protein sequence is MATASVTFKSREDHRKQLELEEARKAGLAPAEVDEDGNEINPHIPQYMSSAPWYLNAEKPSLKHQRKWKSDPNYTKSWYDRGAKLFQANKYRKGACENCGAMTHDKKSCMERPRNVGAKWTNVNIAPDEKVESFELDYDGKRDRWNGYDPSTYTRVIADYEAREEARKKYLKEQQLKKLEEKDTEKDDENAGSEDDEEDGLRIDEAKVDESAQMDFAKVEKRVRTTGGGSTGTVRNLRIREDTAKYLLNLDVNSAYYDPKTRSMREDPLPDADPNDKFYVGDNQNRLSGQALEFKQLNIHAWEAFEKGQDIHMQAAPSQAELLYKSFKVKKEMLKSEHKDKIMEKYGNAASEDAIPRELLLGQSEREIEYDRTGRIIKGQDVSLPKSKYEEDVFINNHTSVWGSWWKDHQWGYKCCKQTIKNSYCTGLAGIEAAEASADLMKANMARKEAAEDEPVQHEEKRLATWGTDVPQDLVLNEKKLQESLKKETARRKEEKDERKRKYNVKFNDEVTAEDMEAYRMKRIHHDDPMKDFLN
- the LOC100217132 gene encoding uncharacterized protein LOC100217132, with translation MASATATAPTFALASSFSRGGFLPLPRHAGRPMLQSLRLVASAVKRRRGAVVVAADAAAAAGSAEFGDEENPYELLGIRPLDSFDHMKMAYKKKRKDAEETGDDEFLAKLDRAYDTVMMQQLQYRKKGVTYGSVQVSKDIKYADNQPVVPWGPRFSRSTMKDMRINMAVSAAFVVWIAIMGNADWKPLQFLCFAFFYRILQKLRATEPPITPIYNEYGEVEGRGIRMAKRVVRALGLIFGCVFAASLGYTAAINLIELSMQYTPRLVYYYQELIVTAATSVLLCITASYYR